The genomic region TCACACGACGCTTCAATTTTCAAATCCAGCAAATCATCCGCCCGGGTCTTGCCCAGATTGATCGCAATCAGCGGCTTGCCGCGATCGGCAATCACCCGGCACAAACGAAACGCCGAATACGCCATCAACGAAGAGCCCACCACCAACATCCCCGCCGCACTTTCTGCCGCCGCCATCGCCTGAGCCGCCGTCTGCTGCGCGACGTTCTCGCCGAAAAACACTACGTCCGGTTTCATCCGTTCACCGGCGCAATGCGGACACTGCGGCACCTGAAAACGCGCCTCGAACGCCGGGTCGAGCAGGGTGTCGCCATCCGGTGCCTGCACGGCATCGACCCCGGCCAGATACGGATTTTGCTGTTCCATCAATTTTTGAATCGAGTCGCGCTCGCTGCGCTGACCGCAATCCAGACACAGGACGCGATGCAGGCTGCCGTGCAGTTCGATTACATCGTGGCTGCCAGCCTGATCGTGCAGGGTGTCGACGTTCTGGGTGATCAAGTTGCTGATCAGGCCATGGCGCTGCAAACCGGCCAATGCCTCATGAGCCGCATTCGGCTGCGCCTGACGCACCCTCGGCCAACCGAGCATGGCCCGCGCCCAATAGCGGCGGCGCGATTCGGGGGCTGCGAGGAATTCCTGGTACATCATCGGCTGCCGGCCACGACGCACACCGTCGCTGTCGCGGTAATCCGGAATGCCCGACGGCGTGCTGATGCCGGCTCCGGTCAACACGATGAAATCGCCATCTGCCATCAACTTGTGCAGTGTGTCGAGGTGGTCGCGGGTCGGGCTGTCGAGCATGGTCAGCGCTC from Pseudomonas tensinigenes harbors:
- a CDS encoding NAD-dependent protein deacetylase, which encodes MLDSPTRDHLDTLHKLMADGDFIVLTGAGISTPSGIPDYRDSDGVRRGRQPMMYQEFLAAPESRRRYWARAMLGWPRVRQAQPNAAHEALAGLQRHGLISNLITQNVDTLHDQAGSHDVIELHGSLHRVLCLDCGQRSERDSIQKLMEQQNPYLAGVDAVQAPDGDTLLDPAFEARFQVPQCPHCAGERMKPDVVFFGENVAQQTAAQAMAAAESAAGMLVVGSSLMAYSAFRLCRVIADRGKPLIAINLGKTRADDLLDLKIEASCEQLLPLLVRELDR